The nucleotide window CAATGAAGGCCTCGGGCTTTGTGTCCTTTCTTTTCTGGATTTTCTGTCGCAAGTCAGCTTTGGGTAATTCCACGATGAGACGCACAAAGGCTGAACTGGGCCTGCACCCGAAGCTATGATCTACTCTGGATTTATCAGGCTTTTAAAAACAATCAGTCGGTCCTAAAGACAACCAGACCCAAATGTCAATGCCGCCGTAGTTGGCAAATTTGTTGATCCCGACTAGCGAGCTGCTTGAATCAGTTAGGATTGTGAGGTCACGAATCAGGATTCAGTCGTTTCACTGCTTAAGTTTGTTATTTTGTGAATTGAAATCTATATTCCACTAAAGAGATCTTCTGGGGGATAGACCCCGACCTTctcaataaaaaagaataagatatACAACCATGCAGAGGGAATGCTATGCATCAAACAATGAAGAACACCAAAATTAAACCCAGCCGTACAGAAACATAAAGGCACACCAAAAGGTGATCTAAAGCAAACACCGAGACAGCGCCAAGCAATTCTAAACTTGTTATTCTATTTACTCTCAGCAACTTGCTgataaaaagagagaagagaacaTGTGTACACTTAGACTATCTTTTCCCTAAGTCATTGCTTTGTTAGACATCCAATTGCTAACTTTAGTAAACATACACACATTCATATTACGTATTATTTAGTTTTagcagaagaaaaaaagcaaactTGAAGCCATCTGACATCtacctttttcatttatttctagcaaaaaaacattataaaaaaaattttatgacATCCAAGTCACTGAATCAATGCTCTAACCAAATGACCTAGTCATCAGCTGATTCGAGTCCGAATTATGAGTTCGCCAACTATGTTCTATAgtggtttatttttatttaaggcGATTGAAATCATCAAATAGAGACAACAACCAACTACCCACTTAATCGGAATCAAGAGTTAGGGTAGGATAGAGGGAACACAGGCAGCCGTGCCATGTCACTTAGGACCTTAAATTCTAGTTATTACTCGTTCTGAACCTTGAATCTTGGATCGAATGGCAGCTCGAATTGCTTAAAAATTAGGGGTTTCCAACTGAACCAGCAAAACATGGATCTGGTCTCACTCATGGATTCGGAGTGAGTAGTACTTGTTTCCACCAACTCAGACGGCGCTCATATCTTACCAGTTCGGGGATTTGCAATCAAACTGGATCCGATACGCAAGCTTAGGAGCCTCTGAAATGAGTCCCGTCCTCTTGGGGATATGAATAACCTCCTTTTAACCGATTGAGGATACTCTAGTCAgcaatttaaaaatttggagTTATCGTGGGAGTATAAGTAGGGGAGGGGCTGCGGTCCTGGTTGCCTTAGTTTAGCCTCTTCAACAATTTCGTTTCCCGCGGATATttgaataagagagagaaaggaggaggaggaggaaggcgAGGGACGGGGAAAAGAGTAAGAGAGGGGAGAAGGCATGGGGAAGTACATGCCGAGGGCAAAAACCATCTCTTCCTGCCGTTTCTCTCCGCAATCAAtcgctctctccttccctctgTCGAGGTCTCAATTTAGATGGTAAACATAAGCcctgcgtgtgtgtgtgtgtgtctgtggaTGTGAAATGAATTTCTCCTTGCACGGACCTGCATGTTTATCGTTTCCTGTCTGAATAAGTACGATTGAGGACATCGAATTCCCTGATCTTGATGACAACTTGCTTCTACTTCTACTTTCTGCTGCTTCTGATTGAAGATCGGTACTTGAAATCTTTTTATAGCCTTGCAGCGGCACCTGATCAGCAAATCCTTGATCGCTTAATCacttgaaaagtgaaaaaacttgaATACTCGAGTTGAGCACCATGATCTATGGTAATCGTTGTTTCTTAGTAATTGTGGACGTTTTTGTGCATCACGATTGCTATAGCTGTTTCAGATTGACTTTGTTTTCTTGACTTTTGTTTGTCAGTAATCTGAAACCTTGAggtgagaaagttttgaaggtTCAAATTCTTCAGGCAGCTGTAGTCAGTCTCGAACTAGTGAAACTCGAAGATTAGGCGATCCAGTAAAATGAATTTGAGTTGCTCATATTTCTGCTTTTTCTGTAATCGGATACTTCGACATGCAGCAAGTCAGTTAATTAGCTCCGGAGCAGCTAGATCAGGGACTTTTTTGGTGAACTTGTATTCTGGATTGAATTTCACTCACTATAGCAAGCTTGGAGTCTAGTTGCCTTATAAACGACGACTTCCTGCTTTCTGGTTATGCTGCACGAATTTAGTAGTTCGAGGCATTAGTTGTAGCCTTAAGTTGATTTCAGAAATAACTTTTCGTAAAGAATTCATTTGGAGTTCGTATCTTGAATTTATGCACTGGTAATTTCAGTtggacctttttcttttctcggTCCTTTACTAATAGAAAAGAAGCAAACCGAAAAATTTTCACTAACATAGTTACTGATGAATGATAATTTAGCTGAAATTTGAAGTTTCCCGATGAATTTGTGCAGATACGGAGTTTATCCTTGGAACTGCTTATTTCAGCATAGCTGCATTTGATATTTATCTTGTTCTGACATAGATCATGCCGGTATGGTATTAATATTGGTACGAAATGCGTATGAGAAACCATGCCGAAGTGTTCAACGTTTAACAAGCTTGTTTCAAGTATGTGCATTGAAAATTGTGGCTTCAATAAGTGACCTCGTTTTTACTAGACTAAGACGTCAGATTTGAGCATTTGACATGAATATGCAATTGACGTCATTTAAAAAACATTTCCATCACAAAGATCTTTAAGTAGTATggttttttttaagaataatgATGATTCAATATGATTTTCTCATGATTGTAATTGGTAGACGATAGTATTTTCACTAGCATGTCTCTGGAAGTCCGTTTTAATTCTTTCGAAAAccatattattatttatttgaagCACGAAGCAACAATTTGTCTAACCTTCTCTGTACGCATTTGAAGTTGTTTATACCTGAGCTTTTTAAGCGCTCACATGCTTGGATCAGCTCCTGGCTATCCCAGTTGCCCTAAAAGCTAAAAAGGAAACATGTACCCCCTCACCAGCAAATACTCTGATATGTTAATTTCTTCGccctttttcctcctctttttagaaatttgttttaaaattttcttaattaatgcTCCCTGAtagaaatgcaaaagaaaaagtttgttcTTTTCCACCCGTCCCATATAGAGAACTGTACTAAATTCCTACATGCGCATGgtgtgggcatgtgtgggctACGTGCCTGCTCAAATAGATTTACTCATTGTCAATAGCGGGCTAGGACAAGTAACATGAGATGCCCTGTAAATGCTCAACCAATAAAAGCTTTTGGCTCCGCCATTGTAATTTCAACATACTTTTTCGTCTTTGCTGCTGCTGGTGTTCTCTTACGGaatcatttttctgaagcagaACATGAATTCGGTAACAGATCAATAACTTTGCAATGATGCTCCATCATTCTATGAATTTTGAAGGTACGAAGAAGATATCTGGACGGAGATCGCCAAGTACTTGGACAAAAAGTCGTTGGTGAGGCTGGGGATGGTGGATCAttggtttcacaaatttatGTTCCACGAGAGCGTCTGGAAGTACGCATGCCTACGTGATCTCAACGTTTCACCACCCAAAGAAGTTGCCTTCAAATGGCGGGAGCTCTATGCTGCATCCTTCGGTAATCCCATGTCACCCATTTAAGTTCTCAACCCCGTCGCTTCAGTACAGAAAAACAGTTTGAACATGATATTGTTTGCAAAAGCTGTTCACAATTGAAAAGCATTTGCTACGACATTAACATTGTCTTCACCCAGCAGCAAGCCTTCAAGATGCTTTCTTGGAGTGGCTGTCTGTTATAAATAATTCCTACCTTATCACAACTCTCTTAGCTGCTTTATTACTAAGCTAAACAATTCTGGGGTTGCCCATGGCTTGCGTTGTAATGTATCTTTACGCCATGATGACGCACAAGATTGCAGTAGCCACTATATACTTGGTAACGGAAGTACTTATGCACCTGCGTGTTTTTTTCGTGGCAGATGGCAGCCATTCGTATACCAACAGGCAGCCAGAGAAGCACATTGGTGAGTTTTCTGTAGTTAATATTTCTTTCACAATGGTGTGACGGGTTAGATCTATGTACATATTCTCGTTGTTGTGGCTCTATATGAGTCTTCAGCATGTGGGGAATAATTGCTTTTGCAAAAGGCGATTTtgtatgtatacacacacacacggggAGTTTTTATTTGAGAGCTCGAGGAAAGCCATTCCGATACAATTTCACACAGGTGATTGTGGTTTATATCCACTGACAGTGGTAAAAGTTGTTTTGATAAGAGTATCTGCCGTACGAGCTTAGCTTGTTAcaggggtgggtatcgggccggccAGCCCGGCCCAGCCCAGGTCTCGTTTTGGGTTCGGTCCtgcccatttaaattaaaaaaaatattttttaattataagataacattttttaatataaaatatatttattaagaataaaaaatattattaaaacaaaaaaattaaaatatatatatatatttttaacttatcgagcctaaacgggccgggcctggcTGTCGGGCCCCGGCCAGGCCCAACGCCCAGCCTTAGCTTATTATAAGTTCCAAGTTCATCTttcactttttagttttttctaaTACAACACTCTTTTCTGTAAACATTAATTAGATCATTCATCCAAATATCAAGAGAAGATTAAGTCTCTTAGGAAAAAAAGGATACGAGTTCTCCCTTAACCATGTCATATTTGTCATatgcaatgttttttttattgaaaccGGTTGCGCAATTTTATCTCTATGCGAAAAACAATGAAGCAATAGAAATCATGGTGTTTGGATGCATAGTAGGGTTTTATAAGTCAATTTGGAGTGTGTATCTTTTATAAGTCAATTTGGAGTGTGTATCTTAGGCTCTCACGAAATCCTACATTGGAAGtatacctttttctttcttaatatatATCTCAATTCTTAGGTTTTCCAGCATGGAGATAATTCCTCTATGCTTagttatgagaaaaaaaattcagatttggttttcGCACTTTAGTTTCCTAATAATCTTGTGCTTGTAATTTATTGCCATAGTCGCATACTTTATTCGAGGGTGAGACTCTTTTTGGCTGAATTAGACAGTTTCCTGGAACACTTTCATggtctatatatataacttCACGCTGGATTTGTCATAGGTAAGGAAAAGTAGAAGGTTAATctgtaaaacataaaaatacaaGATGCAATGCAGAAAATAACCCACAACTTGGGGGCTGTTATGAAAGATTCTTTTCGATTAAAACCTTATCCTCTTTCCTTATCCCTGTTCGTACAATACTTGCGACATGTATAGTTAATTTAATTGTGTTATGCATGATGCGAGGCTGTATATGGAATGGTCATCAGAAACTGTTTTGCTTCTGCCTTAAGAAAAATAGGCATAAATTAATCTAGAGTTGGCTTTGAACTAAAGGACTAATAGAAGTTTGTCTAAGAGGCGCCATTAAAAGGCCCAGTGGCAAATGAGTGGTTACTTCGGTCAGCCATTCGTGGGATCTACATGTTGACAGCATCGTGGTGAAGGGCTCTCAATGGTCGTTGCTACTTAAACCAATCATTTGGAGCAGCTGACCACACTTCCCGCTCGAGAACAGGACCGAATTAGGTGTAAATCAAATGTCTAGTCCACTTTGGGCGCCAGGATAAGCTAGAGGACTTAATTCATTACAGCGTTGCGTAATCAACAGCCACCTAAGAGGTCCACCTGAATGGCTCCAAGCTTCTTGCCACCCAATTTTTTGGCTCGTATAGTCATGATTACATTATATATCATAAAATCATAATTGATGGGCTATTTCCTTACCTTGGGCAAAGTTATGGTTTTTTGAATCTATATTCCTATTTGTCTGTCTGCATTCCACTTAACTCAATCACTAAGCTGTAGAAGAACAAAAATTCTGATTAAGGAGTTGTGGAGTAGGTTTAATGGATGGAAGTAACACTCAGATCTAGGATGCTGCTTCAGTTTAAGCACATCACAAAGCCAGAACCAATACGGATTGACTTGTTCCTCTTTCCAGATTGGATGAGAATCGGGGCGTTTCTCTTCGACTCAGCAGTGGCATTGGCAACAGAGAAGCTACGCATTCCGGATATTTCTTCAAACAAGTTGCCAGCGGACAAGATGGTGCAGAAAATGGGTTGTTGCATCTTGACGGGCATCAAGCCGGGAATTTGGATTGCTGGTATTATTCTTTCTTCGTTTCACCTTACAGGTGATGGCTCCTTAGTAGGGTGGTGGTTACGTTGCACCGGGGTAAACCAACAAGGGTTCGGCCTAGTAGGGAAGGGCCGTTAACTGTCATGGTTCGAATACCACGGTTCCCAAATGTTTTCCAAGCTAAATCTATAAGGACAAGAATCGATGTTCTGGATGTACACCCACGTAGTTCTGTTGCTCCTTGGAAAGAGTTCAGGTCCGAATTTCCTTTTCCAACACATCCCGAAGTTGAATTGTACTCTAAGTCTGCTGAAAGTTAGGGGTTAGAATATCAATACGGACATGACTACCGGATTGCTTGAGGGACCAGATGTAACCATCTGGTACCTCATGCCAACTCAAGCCTCACTTGCCGTCAAGCCTTTGGTAACCTCAGGAGCATTGATTGGTAAGGTTCCAATTGAATGAATTTACTGTCCTCTTGTCTTAAATTCGAGTACTTGAAGTCACATAGATTTGCTAATCTGGGAAAAGCTTCAAACCGAACTCTAAACTTTATCAAACAAAGGAAGGATCTATATAACACCCGCGAATCTTTAGCTTTTCATTAGCAAAGCTGCAAAAGGTCTCATCGTAAGATCCAATCAGCAGTCTGACTCCAATGAGTTTTGGGATCTGGGATTATTAGATGCCCCCGAGTTTCAATTGAGTGCTATTACGAAGTGTAGCAACCAAATGAGATTCAGATCCAGGCTTGAATCTGCTTTCTGAAACCAAATCCGACTCCAACTAGCTTAACGTCCAACATCTACATGTACCCAAAATTTGGACCCTATTCATGATGTCGGCTTGAGTTCGGACTTGCATTTTTATACAAGACCGcacgttttcttttt belongs to Nymphaea colorata isolate Beijing-Zhang1983 chromosome 13, ASM883128v2, whole genome shotgun sequence and includes:
- the LOC116267197 gene encoding probable F-box protein At3g61730, whose protein sequence is MGKYMPRAKTISSCRFSPQSIALSFPLSRSQFRWYEEDIWTEIAKYLDKKSLVRLGMVDHWFHKFMFHESVWKYACLRDLNVSPPKEVAFKWRELYAASFDGSHSYTNRQPEKHIDWMRIGAFLFDSAVALATEKLRIPDISSNKLPADKMVQKMGCCILTGIKPGIWIADLQLVRCPVCNLNTCEGTMQTLDARHFELFLHQEYKNGTWEYEEVGSHRVENCCGAIGGIFDAVHLRSSSTAEVLNMKSWIAEPTDFQPRARIACHAVAVNTNLQENEGLQVKYQIMKAGENGPIVSIRISQQLL